Proteins encoded in a region of the Pelmatolapia mariae isolate MD_Pm_ZW linkage group LG6, Pm_UMD_F_2, whole genome shotgun sequence genome:
- the htt gene encoding huntingtin isoform X5 yields MATMEKLMKAFESLKSFQQQQGPPTAEELAQRQKKEQAATKKDRVTHCLTICENIVAQSLRTSPEFQKLLGIAMEMFLLCSDDSESDVRMVADECLNKIIKALMDSNLPRLQLELYKEIKKNGASRSLRAALWRFAELAHLIRPQKCRPYLVNLLPCLTRITKRQEETVQETLATAMPKIMSALGHFANDGEIKVLLKAFVANLKSSSPTIRRTAASSAVSVCQHSRRTSYFYTWLLNVLLGLLVPVDDEHPSHLILGVLLTLRYLMPLLQQHVNSTSLKGSFGVMRKEADVQPTPEQLLQVYELTLHYTQHWDHNVVTAALELLQQVFRTPPPELLHMLITAGSIPHATVFRQDTENRSRSGSILEFIAGGGSSCSPLLLRKQRGKMLSGEEDGLEDDPERTEVTTGAFTASVVGADGSSAAQVDIITEQPRSSQHALQPGDSVDLSASSEQGGGGAGTSTSGTPESPNDNEEEMLSRSSSGGANVTPETADYTTPENATPEGGPLGESGTLLGTNDRSLPPSDSSQTTTEGPDSAVTPSDVAELSLRTSHTSLPRVIEPSPPSPASTEGPDAADSDSSVYTASSSSSSFSFTSSSSFYATTSSSSSSDKVLDGSESQYSGMQIGTLQDEEDEGTAPSSQEPQEPFLQSALALSKPHLFDGRGHNRQGSDSSVDRFIPKDEPAEPEPDNKPSRIKGPIGHYTDQCAEPLVHCVRLLAASFLLTGQKNGLIPDKEVRVSVKALALSCVGAAAALHPEAFFNSLYLEPLDGVPVVEQQYISDVLGLIDHGDPQIRGATAILCAAIIQAALTKTRFNIHTWLASVQSATGNPLSLVDLVPLLQKTLKDESSVTCKMACSAVRHCITTICSSTLSELGLQLVIDLFALKDSSYWLVRTELLETLAELDFRLVNFLERKTETLHKGDHHYTGRLRLQDRVLNDVVIHLLGDDDPRVRHVAASAVSRLVSRLFYDCDQGQVDPVVAIARDQSSVYLQLLMHETQPPSQFTVSTITRTYRGYNMSNTISDVTLENNLSRVVAAVSHALTSSTSRALTFGCCEALCLLASNFPVGNWSTGWHCGYVSSNSNFSSRSSLNRSRGRTLSLSQPSSAPASSTTSSAPDAERRTLTVGIANTVLSLLSSAWFPLDLSAHQDALLLSGNLIAAVAPKCMRNPWVGEEEGSSGTSSGGPSKLEEPWAALSERSLVVMVEQLFSHLLKVLNICAHVLDDTPPGPAMKATLPSLSNTPSLSPIRRKGKEKEVAEPSATPMSPKKGSEANTGRPTDSTGSTTVNKSTTLGNFYHLPPYLKLYDVLKATHANYKVTLDLHSSQEKFGSFLRATLDVLSQLLELATLHDIGKCVEEILGYLKSCFSREPTMATVCVQQLLKTLFGTNLASQYEGVLSGPSRSQGKALRLGSSSLRPGLYHYCFMAPYTHFTQALADASLRNMVQAEQEQDTSGWFDVMQKASNQLRSSITNAARHRGDKNAIHNHIRLFEPLVIKALKQYTTSTSVALQRQVLDLLAQLVQLRVNYCLLDSDQVFIGFVLKQFEYIEVGQFRDSEAIIPNIFFFLVLLSYERYHSKQIISIPKIIQLCDGIMASGRKAVTHAIPALQPIVHDLFVLRGSNKADAGKELDTQKEVVVSMLLRLVQYHQVLEMFILVLQQCHKENEDKWKRLSRQIADVILPMIAKQQMHLDSPEALGVLNTLFETVAPSSLRPVDMLLKSMFTIPATMASVATVQLWVSGILAVLRVLVSQSTEDIVLSRVHELALSPNLLSCHAIRRLHQHSPSPNDPPAADTICKQETNGETQKAPPEETFARFLLQLVGVLLDDISTRQVKVEITEQQHTFYCQQLGTLLMCLIHVFKSGMFRRITAAASRLLKGESGQTATEANLFYPLESLNSMVQCLITTHPSLVLLWCQVLLIINYTNYSWWAEVHQTPRRHSLSSTKLLSPHSSGEGEEDKPESQLAMVNREIVRRGAVILFCDYVCQNLHDSEHLTWLIVNHVRDLISLSHEPPVQDFISAVHRNSAASGLFIQAIQSRCDNLTTPTMLKKTLQCLEGIHLSQSGSLLMLYVDKLLNTPFRVLARMVDTLACRRVEMLLAETLQNSIAQLPVEELDRIQEYLQNSGLAQRHQRFYSLLDRFRATVVDTSSPTPPVTSHPLDGDPPPAPELVIADKEWYVALVKSQCCLRGDVSLLETTELLTKLPPADLFSVMSCKEFNLSLLCPCLSMGMQRLARGQGSLLLETALQVTLEQLAGVTGSLPAPHQSFLPPSQPQPYWDQLGDVYDEPGFYPRVLSLCRALSQYLLSVSQLPSSLHIPSDKEHLITTFTCTATEVVVWRLLQDRLPLSVDLQWALSSLCLALQQPCVWNKLSTPEYTTHTCSLIYCLRLIIVAVAVSPGDQLLHQEKKMAKGEKDDGDQVDAAHADHMCEWQACEIMAELVEGLPSILSLGHRRNSILPTFLTPTLRNIVISLSRLPLVNSYTRVPPLVWKLGWSPQPGGEFGTTLPEIPVDFLQEKDVFREFLYRINTLGWSSRTQFEETWATLLGVLVTQPITKDQEEDPQQEEDLERTQLNVLAVQAITSLVLSAMTLPTPGNPAVSCLEQQPRNKSLKALETRFGRKLAVIRGEVEREIQALVSKRDNVHTYHPYHAWDPVPSLSAASPGTLISHEKLLLQINTEREMGNMEYKLGQVSIHSVWLGNNITPLREEEWGEDEEDEADTPAPTSPPLSPINSRKHRAGVDIHSCSQFLLELYSQWLIPSSPSNRRTPTILVSEVVRSLLAVSDLFTERNQFDMMFSTLMELQKHHPPEDEILNQYLVPAICKAAAVLGMDKVIAEPVCRLLETTLRSTHLPSRMGALHGVLYVLECDLLDDTAKQLIPTVSEYLLSNLKAVAHCVNLHNQQHVLVMCAVAFYMMENYPLDVGAEFMAGIIQLCGVMVSASEDSTPSIIYHCVLRGLERLLLSEQLSRMDGEALVKLSVDRVNMPSPHRAMAALGLMLTCMYTGKEKASPASRPAHSDPQAPDSESIIVAMERVSVLFDRIRKGLPSEARVVSRILPQFLDDFFPPQDVMNKVIGEFLSNQQPYPQFMATVVYKVFQTLHATGQSSMVRDWVLLSLSNFTQRTPVAMAMWSLSCFFVSASTSQWISALLPHVISRMGSSEVVDVNLFCLVAMDFYRHQIDEELDRRAFQSVFETVASPGSPYYQLLGCLQSVHQDTSL; encoded by the exons atggccaccatggagAAATTGATGAAGGCCTTTGAGTCTCTGAAGTCattccagcagcagcagggaccACCGACCGCCGAGGAGCTCGCTCAGAGGCA AAAAAAGGAGCAAGCTGCCACAAAGAAGGACAGGGTGACCCACTGTCTGACAATATGTGAAAACATTGTGGCTCAGTCACTGAG AACATCTCCAGAGTTTCAGAAACTGCTTGGCATCGCCATGGAAATGTTCCTGCTCTGCAGCGATGACAGTGAATCAGATGTTCGGATGGTAGCCGATGAGTGCCTGAACAAAATAATCAAA GCACTGATGGACTCCAACTTGCCTAGACTGCAGCTGGAATTgtacaaagaaattaaaaag AATGGTGCCTCTCGGAGTCTGAGGGCAGCTTTATGGAGGTTTGCTGAGCTTGCCCACCTCATCAGACCGCAGAAATGCAG ACCTTACCTGGTCAACCTGTTGCCGTGCCTCACCAGAATCACAAAGCGGCAGGAAGAGACTGTGCAGGAGACACTTGCTACAGCAATGCCCAAGATCATGTCTGCCCTGGGACACTTTGCCAATGATGGTGAAATCAAG GTGCTGCTGAAGGCATTTGTGGCTAATCTGAAGTCCAGCTCCCCAACCATTAGACGGACAGCAGCcagttcagctgttagtgtttgCCAGCACTCCAGACGCACCAGCTACTTCTACACCTGGCTCCTTAATGTGCTTCTGG GTCTGTTGGTTCCGGTGGATGATGAACACCCCAGCCATCTAATACTGGGGGTGCTGCTAACCCTTCGTTACCTGATGCCTCTGCTGCAGCAGCATGTCAACTCCACTAGTCTTAAAGGAAGCTTTGGTGTCATGAGAAAGGAAGCTGATGTACAGCCAACACCTGAACAactgctgcag GTGTATGAGCTAACCCTACACTACACACAGCACTGGGATCACAATGTGGTCACAGCTGCTCTGGAGCTGCTGCAGCAGGTCTTCAGGACTCCCCCACCAGAGCTTCTGCATATGCTCATTACTGCTGGTAGCATCCCACATGCCACCGTTTTTCGTCAGGACACTGAGAACCGCTCACGTTCTGGCAGCATCCTTGAATTCATTG CGGGGGGAGGGTCTTCCTGCAGTCCACTCCTTCTCAGGAAACAGAGAG GTAAAATGCTCTCTGGAGAGGAGGATGGGTTGGAGGATGACCCTGAGAGGACTGAGGTCACTACTGGTGCTTTCACAG CATCAGTTGTTGGTGCAGACGGCTCCTCTGCAGCCCAGGTGGACATCATCACTGAACAGCCTCGGTCTTCCCAGCATGCTCTGCAGCCTGGTGATTCTGTGGACCTCAGTGCCTCCTCAGAACAGGGTGGTGGCGGAGCTGGGACATCTACGTCAGGCACTCCAGAGTCGCCCAATGACAACGAGGAGGAAATGCTGAGTCGGAGCTCCAGTGGTGGGGCAAATGTTACCCCAGAGACTGCTGACTACACCACCCCAGAGAATGCGACTCCAGAGGGAGGGCCTCTAGGAGAAAGTGGGACACTGCTAGGCACTAATGATCGCTCGCTTCCACCCAGCGACTCCTCCCAAACCACCACAGAGGGACCGGACTCAGCTGTCACCCCTTCGGATGTAGCAGAACTG TCACTTCGTACCAGTCACACTTCATTGCCGCGGGTGATTGAGCCTTCCCCACCCTCGCCAGCTTCCACTGAGGGTCCCGATGCCGCAGACAGCGACTCATCTGTCTACACTGCCTCCTCTTCgtcttcttcattttctttcacctcctcttcctccttctatgccaccacctcctcctctagCAGTAGTGACAAG GTACTGGATGGCAGTGAGAGTCAGTACTCTGGAATGCAGATTGGAACACTACAGGATGAAGAAGATGAAGGAACAGCACCTTCCTCCCAAGAACCCCAAGAACCATTCCTGCAGTCAGCACTTG CTCTTAGCAAGCCTCATCTCTTCGACGGCCGCGGTCACAACCGGCAGGGTTCAGACAGCAGTGTGGACCGTTTCATACCAAAGGATGAACCTGCTGAACCCGAGCCCGATAATAAG CCATCACGCATAAAAGGTCCAATTGGGCACTATACAGACCAGTGTGCGGAGCCTCTAGTGCACTGTGTCCGACTTCTTGCTGCTTCCTTCCTACTAACAGGACAAAAAAATG GCTTGATTCCTGACAAAGAGGTGCGAGTAAGTGTGAAAGCCTTGGCTCTCAGCTGTGTTGGAGCAGCGGCAGCACTGCATCCCGAAGCCTTCTTTAACTCCCTCTATTTGGAGCCGCTGGACGGCGTTCCAGTAGTAG AGCAACAATATATTAGTGATGTCCTGGGCCTCATTGACCATGGAGACCCCCAGATTAGAGGAGCTACAGCTATCCTATGTGCAGCCATCATACAAGCTGCGCTCACCAAAACACGTTTCAATATACACACTTGGCTGGCCAGTGTGCAGAGTGCAACAG GTAACCCACTGTCCCTGGTGGACTTGGTGCCTTTGCTTCAGAAGACTTTGAAAGATGAATCCTCTGTCACCTGCAAGATGGCTTGCTCTGCAGTGAGG cACTGCATCACGACTATTTGCAGCAGTACCCTGAGTGAGCTTGGCCTGCAGTTGGTGATTGACCTCTTTGCGCTGAAGGACTCTTCCTATTGGCTTGTTCGCACTGAGCTCTTGGAAACTCTGGCAGAATTAGACTTCCG ATTAGTTAATTTTTTGGAGAGGAAAACTGAGACTTTACATAAAGGAGATCATCACTACACTGGG CGTCTGCGGCTGCAAGATAGAGTCCTGAATGATGTGGTCATACATCTGTTGGGAGATGACGATCCAAGAGTACGGCACGTGGCTGCCTCTGCGGTCAGCAG ACTAGTTTCCAGGTTGTTCTATGACTGTGACCAGGGCCAGGTTGACCCAGTGGTAGCAATCGCCCGAGACCAGAGTTCAGTCTATCTGCAGCTGCTTATGCATGAGACACAACCCCCATCCCAGTTCACAGTTAGCACAATCACAAG GACATACCGAGGCTACAACATGTCCAACACTATCTCTGATGTCACGTTGGAGAACAACTTGTCCAGAGTAGTTGCTGCCGTCTCGCATGCTTTGACCTCGTCTACCTCCAGAGCTCTAACT TTTGGCTGCTGTGAGGCCTTGTGCCTTCTAGCTTCAAATTTTCCGGTGGGCAATTGGAGTACAGGTTGGCACTGTGGCTATGTTAGCTCCAATAGCAACTTTTCATCCCGTTCTAGTCTTAACCGCAGTAGGGGCAGAACCCTCAG TTTATCACAGCCTAGCAGTGCTCCAGCCTCTTCAACCACCTCATCTGCACCAGATGCAGAGCGGAGGACTCTGACTGTAGGAATTGCCAACACAGTGCTCTCCTTATTGTCTTCTGCCTGGTTTCCACTGGATCTCTCTGCGCATCAGGATGCACTGTTACTTTCTGGAAACCTCATAGCTG CTGTGGCTCCTAAATGTATGCGTAATCCCTGGGTTGGGGAGGAAGAAGGCAGCAGTGGGACCAGTAGTGGAGGCCCAAGTAAGTTGGAGGAACCCTGGGCCGCGCTATCAGAACGCTCCCTGGTGGTCATGGTGGAGCAACTCTTTTCCCATCTGCTAAAGGTCCTCAACATCTGTGCCCATGTGTTGGATGATACACCACCAGGACCAGCAATGAAG GCCACTCTCCCCTCCCTGAGCAACACCCCCTCCCTCAGTCCCATTCGTAGGAAAGGCAAGGAGAAGGAGGTTGCCGAGCCCAGTGCCACCCCTATGAGCCCAAAGAAAGGCAGCGAGGCCAACACAG GTAGGCCAACAGACAGTACAGGCTCAACAACTGTAAACAAATCGACTACCCTTGGCAACTTCTACCACCTGCCTCCCTACCTCAAGCTCTATGATGTGCTCAAAGCTACGCATGCCAACTATAAG GTTACGTTGGACCTTCACAGTAGCCAAGAAAAGTTTGGAAGTTTCCTGCGCGCTACATTAGATGTTCTTTCTCAGCTGCTGGAGTTAGCCACACTTCATGACATCGGGAAG tgtGTGGAGGAAATTTTGGGCTACCTCAAGTCCTGCTTCTCCAGAGAACCAACCATGGCCACAGTTTGTGTGCAACAG CTGTTGAAGACACTATTTGGGACCAACCTGGCCTCCCAGTATGAGGGCGTGTTGAGTGGACCCAGCCGGTCCCAGGGCAAAGCTCTACGTCTTGGCTCTTCCAGCTTGCGGCCAGGACTCTACCACTACTGCTTCATGGCGCCATACACTCACTTTACCCAGGCTCTTGCTGATGCAAGCCTCCGTAACATGGTGCAGGCTGAACAGGAGCAGGATACCTCTGG aTGGTTTGATGTAATGCAAAAAGCATCCAATCAACTGAGATCCAGCATCACAAATGCAGCACGCCACAGAGGAGACAAG AATGCCATTCATAACCACATTCGACTGTTTGAGCCGTTGGTGATCAAAGCTTTGAAGCAGTATACCACCAGCACATCTGTGGCGCTGCAAAGACAAGTACTGGACCTGCTCGCTCAGCTTGTGCAGCTCAGAGTCAACTACTGCCTGCTAGACTCAGACCag GTGTTTATTGGCTTTGTCCTGAAACAGTTTGAGTACATTGAAGTGGGGCAGTTCAG AGATTCAGAGGCCATCATTCCCAACATCTTTTTCTTCCTGGTGCTGCTATCTTATGAACGCTACCACTCCAAGCAGATTATCAGCATTCCCAAGATCATCCAGCTGTGTGATGGCATTATGGCAAGTGGCAGAAAAGCTGTCACACATG CCATCCCAGCCTTGCAGCCTATAGTTCACGATCTGTTTGTCTTGAGGGGCTCAAACAAAGCTGATGCAGGCAAGGAGCTGGATACACAGAAAGAAGTTGTGGTCTCCATGCTGCTAAGACTTGTGCAGTACCATCAG GTGTTGGAGATGTTCATTCTTGTACTGCAGCAGTGTCACAAAGAGAATGAAGACAAGTGGAAGAGATTATCCAGACAGATTGCAGACGTCATACTTCCCATGATTGCCAAGCAGCAG ATGCATCTGGACTCTCCAGAGGCATTAGGAGTATTAAACACTCTGTTTGAGACGGTGGCACCCTCCTCTCTCAGACCTGTTGACATGCTGCTCAAGAGTATGTTCACCATCCCAGCCACCATG GCATCTGTAGCTACAGTCCAGCTGTGGGTATCTGGTATCCTGGCAGTGCTTAGGGTACTGGTCTCGCAGTCCACTGAAGACATTGTGCTTTCCCGTGTCCATGAGCTGGCACTGTCTCCAAATCTCCTCTCTTGCCACGCTATCCGCCGCCTGCATCAGCATAGCCCCTCCCCAAACGACCCGCCTGCTGCTGACACAATCTGCAAACAGGAAACTAATGGTGAAACGCAAAAGGCTCCACCTGAGGAAACATTTGCCAG ATTCCTTCTCCAGCTTGTAGGTGTGTTGTTGGATGACATTTCAACCAGGCAGGTTAAAGTGGAGATCACTGAGCAGCAGCACACCTTCTACTGCCAGCAGCTGGGCACGCTGCTCATGTGTCTCATACACGTCTTCAAAAGTG GAATGTTTCGCAGGATCACAGCTGCAGCCAGCCGTCTCCTGAAGGGTGAGAGTGGACAGACAGCCACAGAGGCCAACCTCTTCTACCCCTTAGAAAGTCTGAATAGCATGGTACAGTGCCTCATCACCACCCACCCATCCCTGGTGCTCCTCTGGTGCCAAGTTCTTCTCATCATTAACTACACCAACTACTCTTGGTGGGCTGAGGTTCATCAGACACCCAG ACGACACAGTCTCTCATCCACAAAGCTGCTGAGCCCTCATTCCTCAGGGGAAGGTGAAGAGGACAAGCCTGAGTCCCAGTTAGCAATGGTTAACAGAGAGATTGTACGCAGGGGAGCTGTAATCCTCTTCTGTGACTATGTG TGTCAGAATCTTCATGACTCGGAGCATCTAACCTGGCTGATTGTCAATCATGTTCGTGACCTCATCAGCCTTTCCCATGAGCCGCCAGTGCAGGACTTCATCAGTGCTGTCCACCGCAACTCTGCTGCCAGTGGCCTCTTCATCCAGGCCATCCAGTCCCGCTGTGACAACCTCACTACT CCTACCATGTTGAAAAAGACCTTACAGTGTTTGGAAGGCATCCACCTTAGTCAGTCTGGATCTCTACTGATGCTATATGTTGACAAGCTTCTTAATACACCCTTTCGAGTTTTGGCTCGCATGGTGGACACACTGGCGTGTCGCAGGGTAGAGATGTTGCTGGCTGAGACCTTACAG AACAGCATAGCACAGCTTCCTGTGGAGGAACTGGATAGGATCCAAGAATACCTCCAGAACAGTGGTTTAGCTCAGAG ACATCAGAGGTTCTACTCCCTGCTGGACAGGTTCAGAGCCACTGTTGTTGACACAAGCAGCCCCACTCCTCCAGTGACATCACATCCCTTGGACGGGGATCCTCCCCCCGCTCCTGAGTTGGTCATTGCAGACAAG gAGTGGTATGTGGCTCTGGTGAAGTCTCAGTGCTGTCTCCGTGGAGATGTTTCCCTGTTGGAGACGACAGAACTTCTTACCAAACTACCTCCTGCTGATCTCTTCAGTGTCATGAGCTGCAAG gaGTTCAATCTAAGCCTTCTCTGTCCATGCTTGAGTATGGGAATGCAGCGGTTAGCACGCGGTCAGGGGTCACTTTTGTTGGAGACGGCGCTGCAGGTGACCCTGGAACAACTAGCAGGCGTCACTGGGTCACTTCCTGCACCTCACCAGTCCTTTCTGCCACCGTCTCAACCCCAGCCCTACTGGGACCAGCTGGGTGATGTGTATG ATGAACCAGGGTTCTACCCCAGAGTTTTGTCACTCTGTAGAGCACTATCTCAATACCTGCTAAGTGTGAGCCAGCTCCCTTCTTCACTACATATTCCCTCAGACAAGGAGCACCTCATCACCACCTTCACCTGCACTGCCACTGAG GTTGTAGTGTGGCGTCTGCTCCAGGACCGGCTGCCCCTGAGCGTGGACTTGCAGTGGGCACTTTCTTCCCTGTGTCTGGCGTTGCAGCAGCCCTGCGTCTGGAACAAGCTCTCCACCCCAGAGTACACCACCCATACCTGCTCCCTCATTTACTGCCTTCGCCTTATTATTGTTGCAG TGGCTGTGAGTCCCGGTGACCAGCTGCTGCatcaagagaaaaaaatggcaaaaggagaaaaagatgATGGAGACCAAGTGGATGCAGCGCATGCTGACC ACATGTGTGAGTGGCAAGCATGTGAGATCATGGCTGAGCTGGTGGAGGGTCTGCCGAGCATCCTTTCCCTTGGTCATCGTAGAAACTCCATTTTACCCACTTTTCTCACACCAACATTGCGCAACATTGTTATCAGTCTGTCTCGGCTTCCTCTGGTCAACAGCTACACCCGAGTACCTCCACTG GTTTGGAAACTGGGCTGGTCCCCTCAGCCAGGAGGAGAGTTCGGCACAACGCTGCCTGAGATCCCCGTGGACTTCCTTCAGGAAAAGGATGTCTTCAGAGAGTTTCTTTACCGTATCAATACATTGG GTTGGAGCAGCAGGACTCAATTTGAGGAGACCTGGGCTACTCTACTAGGGGTGCTGGTCACCCAACCCATCACTAAAGACCAGGAGGAGGACCCGCAACAGGAG GAGGACTTGGAGCGTACCCAGTTGAATGTGTTAGCAGTGCAAGCCATCACCAGCCTGGTGCTGAGTGCCATGACCCTTCCCACTCCTGGCAACCCAGCAGTTAGCTGTCTGGAACAGCAGCCTCGCAACAAGAGCCTAAAAGCCCTGGAAACACG GTTTGGAAGGAAACTTGCAGTGATTAGAGGTGAGGTGGAGAGAGAGATTCAAGCGCTTGTGTCAAAAAGGGACAACGTCCATACATACCACCCATACCATGCCTGGGATCCTGTGCCCTCACTATCAGCAGCTTCTCCAG GTACGCTGATCAGCCATGAGAAACTGCTCCTTCAGATCaacacagagagggagatgggcAACATGGAATACAAACTGGGGCAG GTCTCCATCCATTCAGTGTGGTTGGGTAACAACATCACGCCTCTCAGGGAGGAAGAGTGGGGTGAGGATGAAGAAGATGAGGCAGACACTCCGGCGCCCACCTCCCCACCTTTATCTCCTATAAACTCTAG AAAACACCGTGCAGGCGTGGATATTCATTCATGTTCTCAGTTTCTCCTGGAGCTCTACAGCCAGTGGCTGATCCCTAGCTCTCCAAGTAACAGGAGAACCCCAACCATCCTCGTCAGTGAAGTGGTCCGATCG CTGCTGGCAGTGTCAGATCTGTTCACAGAAAGGAATCAGTTTGATATGATGTTCTCCACCCTGATGGAGCTGCAGAAGCACCATCCACCCGAGGATGAGATCTTGAATCAGTACCTTGTGCCGGCCATCTGCAAGGCAGCAGCTGTTTTGGGCATG GACAAGGTAATAGCCGAGCCCGTGTGTCGCCTTTTGGAGACGACCCTGCGCAGCACTCACCTTCCCAGCCGCATGGGAGCCCTGCATGGGGTGCTGTATGTGTTGGAATGTGACCTTCTGGATGACACAGCTAAACAGCTCATCCCCACAGTCTCTGAGTACCTTCTATCCAACCTCAAGGCTGTTGCTCA CTGTGTGAACCTGCATAACCAGCAGCATGTGTTGGTGATGTGTGCAGTGGCTTTCTACATGATGGAGAACTACCCTTTAGATGTGGGAGCTGAATTTATGGCTGGAATAATACag TTATGTGGCGTGATGGTGTCAGCCAGCGAGGACTCCACTCCCTCCATCATCTATCACTGCGTGCTTCGTGGTCTTGAGCGCCTCCTTCTGTCAGAGCAGTTGTCACGGATGGACGGAGAAGCGCTGGTCAAACTCAGCGTGGATAGAGTCAACATGCCATCTCCACACAGAGCCATGGCCGCTCTGGGCCTCATGCTTACCTGCATGTATACTG GCAAGGAGAAAGCCAGTCCTGCCAGCCGCCCCGCCCATTCTGACCCTCAGGCCCCAGACAGCGAGTCAATCATTGTTGCCATGGAGAGGGTCTCTGTGCTCTTTGACAG gATTAGGAAGGGTTTACCCAGTGAGGCTCGTGTGGTGTCCAGGATTCTGCCACAGTTTCTGGATGACTTCTTTCCGCCACAGGACGTCATGAACAAGGTCATCGGAGAGTTCCTGTCTAATCAGCAGCCTTATCCGCAATTCATGGCGACAGTCGTCTACAAG GTTTTCCAGACACTCCACGCTACAGGCCAGTCTTCTATGGTGCGAGACTGGGTGCTCCTGTCATTGTCCAACTTCACTCAGAGGACACCAGTGGCCATGGCCATGTGGAGCCTCTCCTGCTTCTTTGTGTCTGCTTCCACCTCCCAGTGGATCTCAGCACT